ATCCAACCGACATCTCGCTGGGGCATAATATCTCCATGATCACACCATATATTTATTGGGGCTGAGACCGATCTATTTGCTACTGTCATAACTACAGGGAGTCTTAAAGCTGAAGTTATGAAGAGTATCTCATGCATTAAAAGTAGTCCTTGTGATGAGGTCGATGTGAAGACTCTTGCTCCAGTACTAGCTGCAGATAGGCATGATGATATAGCTGAATGTTCTGATTCAACAAGCATGAAATTTGCATCTAATTCCCCATTAGCAACGTACTCTGAAATCTTCTCAATTATGGTTGTTTGCGGGGTGATTGGGTAAGCTGCTACTAGATCTACATCAAGTTGCTTAATTGCGTAAGCTGCTGCAAGATTCCCCGACATAAGATTCATCGGTTCAATTGTCTTCAATCTTTCTTATTCCTCCACCATATTTATACATGTGACAGGACACTCCTCAGCGCATATTCCACAACCTTTACAGAAATTGTAATCGATCGTAACTTTTTCATCAGAACTTGTGACTTCTAAATCTATACATGGTTCAGGGCAGTAAATAATACATAATCTACATTTCGTGCACCTTGAATGATCAATCACTGGTTTAAAAGTGCGCCATGAACCTGTTTCGTTGATCTCTTCCGTTAAGGTTCTTGTTATAAAACCTTCCTCCATTTCATTCCAACTAGGTAATTCGCTCTTCATTATCATTCCTCCAATACAAGAGTCTTATTAAATGCCTCTTTGACTGCTTCGACATTCTTTATGTTGAATCTTTCTAGAACAACTTCTTCTATATTTTTTAGAGTTACAATTCCAGTTGTCTTTACTAGAGCTCCTAGCAGAACAGTGTTCGTTATCGGTACGCCCAATCTTTTCAAAGCTATCTGTGTAGCGTCGACGGTGCTTATCTTAAATTCTGGAAAATCTTGCTTTAATTCTTGTGGAGAAGAATGAGTATTAATAATCATATTTCCTTTAGGCTTTAAGCCTGATGTGACATTTACACTATCCATGAGAAGAGTATCGAAAATAACAACTATATCTGGTTCATAAATGTTCGATCTTACTTCAATAGGCTCTTTATCTATTCTTGTGAAAGCAACTACAGGAGAGCCCCGTCTCTCGGGTCCGAACATCGCAAATGCTTGGGCATATAATCCCTCCTTAACACAAGCTTTAGCCAATAATTGTGATGCCGTTACTGCTCCTTGCCCTCCTCGTCCATGCCATCTAATCTCAATCATATTATTATCCACCAAATATGTATCATATATTAGGTTATATATGAATTATCAAAGTAATGATGTAAGTTTGACATTACTTCTTCTTCCATCTTACACCTTGTGATGTATCTTCTAGAGTTATGCCAAACTCATCTAACTTATTTCTTATCTCGTCTGCAGTTCTCCAATCCTTTCTTTCTCTGGCCTTCTCTCTCTCTTCAATTAATGCTTCCAAGTCCTCTGAGAGCTCCTCTCTTAACCTTTCCTTTTGTAAGATTCCAAAGATTCCACCTAATTCCTTAAAAGTAGCTATGATATTGTCTGCCAATCTCTCATTAATGCTTCCCTGTTTATCCAATAACTTATTAGTATCTTTAGCTAAAATGTAGAGGTAAGATAGTGCCGAAGGTGTATTGAAGTCATCATCCATGGCTTCTGTAAATTTCTTCTTATTCTCCTTTATCTTTCTTTTTATGATCCTCTCATCATCTGTCAATCTTAAGCAGCTATTGATTGCTCTTTTAACATTATCAATGGTTGAATAAAGAGATATCAAAGTTCTTTTAGCCTGTTTCAAACTCTTCTCATCGAAATTTACATTGCTATGGTAATGTGTCGAAGATAAGAATAATCTTATAGTTTCTAAATCATACCTTTTTAAAGCATCTTGAATCGAAATAAAATCCCCTAAGGATTTGGCCATCTTCTTTCCCTTTACTTTCAAAAAACCTGTATGAACCCAATACTTCACCATAGGCTTTTTACTTGAGATAGATTCCATTTGGGCTATTTCTGCTTCATGATGTGGGAACGTTAAATCGACTCCGCCTCCATGAATATCATACTGATAACCAAGGTATTTCTCAGCTATGGCTGTATCCTCTATGTGCCATCCAGGTCTACCATCCCCCCAAGGGGAACCCCAAGCAAAATTTCCATCATTTCTCTTTTTCCAAAGAGAAAAATCTTGTGTATTCCTTTTATTCGAATCAAGTTCAATTCTATGCCTCAGCAGCTCTTCTGGTTTTTGGTGAGATAGTTTTCCATAATCTTCAAATTTAGATATATCAAAGTATACTCCTGTCTGAGTGATATACGCAAAACCATTTTGTATCAACCTTCTGATCTGATCTATGATCTCTGGCATGTGCTTTGACGTATAAGCGAATAAATCGATTGTATCGATATCCAATGATTTGATATCTCGAAAGAATAGCTTGCCAAACTCTTTTGCTATCTTCGAAGGTTTTTCATTTCTCTTTTTAGCTTTTTCAATTATCTTATCATCGATATCTGTTATATTCATTAAATAAAAAAGATCGTACCCTCTGTACCGTAGCCATCTTGATATTACATCATAAGCAACATAGGTCCTTGCATGTCCTAAATGTGAAAGATCATAGACAGTGGGACCGCATACAAACATCTTTACTCTTTTACCATCTATCGGTTTGAAATCTTCTTTCTTTTTGGTATATGTGTTGTAGACTCTCAAGGCATCCATCTCATATAATAGCCGAGGGTGGGATTTGAACCCACATCAACTCGCTCTGCAGGCGAGTACGTAACCAGATTCCGTCACCTCGGCTTAAATTCTAAAAATAAAGGATTCTAATATTTTAGATCCTATAGAAATAGTTTACCACCTAAAAGACTAATAATGAAATCTGAAAAATATTATTACAATGATAAAGGAAATCATCGTTTTGGGTAGTGGCGGAGGGAGGATCGTTACTATGAGACAAGAAAGAAAAACCGGAGGATTAGCTTTCCTTTTGAATGATGGAATATTTATAATCGATCCCGGGCCTGGCTCCATATATCATTTCAATCAGCTCCATCTCAACCCATTTTCAGTAAAGGGTGTATTGATAACGCACAGACATCCAGACCATTACAGCGATGCAGAAATCTATATTGAAGCGGCTACAAAAGGAGGAAATGTAAAGCAAGGTTTACTAATTGGGGCAAAAAGCGTTCTAGAACCTGTATCTGAGATGGGATATCCTGCTATTTCTAGATATCATAAAAACCTTCCTGAAATTGTATTATCTATGGCTCCTGATGATACTATAGAATATGATAAGATCAAGATAATGGCGTTAAAAACCTTCCACACCGACATATACGCTATAGGCTTCAGATTTGATGATGGCAGTAGATCAATATCTTACTTCCCGGATACAGAATATAATGAAGAAATAATGAGAGGTGCTGAATCTTCAGATCTCTTGATTTTAAGTGTTTTAAGACCTGGTAACAAAATATTTCATGGTCATTTATGCACTGATGATGCTATAAAGATCGTAGAGAGCTTATCTCCAAAAAAGGTTTTGATAACTCACTTTGGTTCTAAGATGATCAGAGCATCCCCAGAGATTGAGGCTAGAAAAATAACTGAAAGAACAGGGGTAGAGACTATTGCTGCTATTGATGGGATGAAAATCACACTTTCAGAATCTTTTACTTCACTCGATTCATGGAAGTAAATAAAATGTAAGAACTACTTTTTCATCTCCTTCGGAATTTCCATCCCATTCTCCTGAATAATGTAATGACTTCAGGTATTTCAGTAACGAATCTCACATGAGTACAATCTTCCGATCTATCTAATTCACACATAACCATACCATCCCCTATATCAACATTCACCCATCTATTCAGTGTCTCATCAAATATCGTCACACGATCTTTAGTTACGTTCCAGACTTTTAGTGTGTGTACAATTTGATTGATTTCATACCCTAGTTCTGAAAGTCTTTTCCTTATCGCTTCCTTGATAAACTCTGGGCGGCTTTCATAGCCATATTTCCCATTCTTTATAATCAAGTCTATCTTATCGATAAGCTCTTTTGGAAGGCTTACGGAGGCAAACTTTTTACTCATGTTCACTTTTAAAATGGAAAAAAATTATTTAAAATATTATTAGTCATATAATTTTAACTTTTCCGTTATCAGTAACGTATATACAAATTAATATGAATATAAATATTTGTCATATCATTACTCATATCGATATATAATGTATGGAATAGAAAAGAAGGGAATGGGGTGGCTTCCAGACTATCCTGATTATCGAGATTATACGGTAGAGCATGAAAAGATCAAGCCTATGGTACAAAAAATGCGATTGGAAGTTCCTGTAAAGGTAGGTCTTCCAACTTCTGTAGATCTCAGGGATTGGTGTTCACCTATTGAGAATCAAGGCTCACTTGGATCATGCACAGCTCATGCAGGCATAGGATTAGTGGAGTATTATGAGAA
This genomic interval from Candidatus Methylarchaceae archaeon HK02M2 contains the following:
- the cysS gene encoding cysteine--tRNA ligase; translation: MDALRVYNTYTKKKEDFKPIDGKRVKMFVCGPTVYDLSHLGHARTYVAYDVISRWLRYRGYDLFYLMNITDIDDKIIEKAKKRNEKPSKIAKEFGKLFFRDIKSLDIDTIDLFAYTSKHMPEIIDQIRRLIQNGFAYITQTGVYFDISKFEDYGKLSHQKPEELLRHRIELDSNKRNTQDFSLWKKRNDGNFAWGSPWGDGRPGWHIEDTAIAEKYLGYQYDIHGGGVDLTFPHHEAEIAQMESISSKKPMVKYWVHTGFLKVKGKKMAKSLGDFISIQDALKRYDLETIRLFLSSTHYHSNVNFDEKSLKQAKRTLISLYSTIDNVKRAINSCLRLTDDERIIKRKIKENKKKFTEAMDDDFNTPSALSYLYILAKDTNKLLDKQGSINERLADNIIATFKELGGIFGILQKERLREELSEDLEALIEEREKARERKDWRTADEIRNKLDEFGITLEDTSQGVRWKKK
- a CDS encoding 4Fe-4S binding protein, which encodes MIMKSELPSWNEMEEGFITRTLTEEINETGSWRTFKPVIDHSRCTKCRLCIIYCPEPCIDLEVTSSDEKVTIDYNFCKGCGICAEECPVTCINMVEE
- a CDS encoding 2-oxoacid:acceptor oxidoreductase family protein, producing the protein MIEIRWHGRGGQGAVTASQLLAKACVKEGLYAQAFAMFGPERRGSPVVAFTRIDKEPIEVRSNIYEPDIVVIFDTLLMDSVNVTSGLKPKGNMIINTHSSPQELKQDFPEFKISTVDATQIALKRLGVPITNTVLLGALVKTTGIVTLKNIEEVVLERFNIKNVEAVKEAFNKTLVLEE
- a CDS encoding MBL fold metallo-hydrolase — protein: MIKEIIVLGSGGGRIVTMRQERKTGGLAFLLNDGIFIIDPGPGSIYHFNQLHLNPFSVKGVLITHRHPDHYSDAEIYIEAATKGGNVKQGLLIGAKSVLEPVSEMGYPAISRYHKNLPEIVLSMAPDDTIEYDKIKIMALKTFHTDIYAIGFRFDDGSRSISYFPDTEYNEEIMRGAESSDLLILSVLRPGNKIFHGHLCTDDAIKIVESLSPKKVLITHFGSKMIRASPEIEARKITERTGVETIAAIDGMKITLSESFTSLDSWK
- a CDS encoding ribbon-helix-helix domain-containing protein, which gives rise to MSKKFASVSLPKELIDKIDLIIKNGKYGYESRPEFIKEAIRKRLSELGYEINQIVHTLKVWNVTKDRVTIFDETLNRWVNVDIGDGMVMCELDRSEDCTHVRFVTEIPEVITLFRRMGWKFRRR